TGCCGGAAAGTaaaatagagaaggagagaagaactTAAAACTAAGGGtagcctatatatatatatatatatatatataaaccattaggaaatttagaaaaagaatcacattatcttaacttataaaattataataaaaaaaacttagtCGGACATAAAGATAcatttcagacattttattactgttggattgctaaacgaatcagataataatcagtcggatagggggattatcatattcgtatccaattaGTTTTCTGATGGaatcggattctcctaaacggatacgaacgtggatcgaatacggactttcgaatatccgttgacatccttaaCCAAAGGAGTGGAATGAACAATGCCAGGAGGCCTTTGAcaaaataagagaatatttaACAAATTCACCTATTTTGGCACCGCCAACACCACGGTTACCCCTCTTACTGTATGTTTCTATGACTGAAGGAGCAATGCAATGTTGGCTCAATATTATTCAGACAATAAAAAGGAACACGCAATTTATTACTGGAGCAAGAAGTTCCTGAGTTATGAATCCAACTATATGACTCTTGAAAAAAAATGTACTGTCTTGTTATCGACCGCCAAACAGCTTAGGCATTACATATTAGCATTTCTAATAATGTTATTTTCAATgatgaatctaataaaaatactTGTTTGAAAAACCAACATTGAATATGTGACTTGCAAAAATAGCTATTGTTACTGTCCGAATTTGACATCAAATATATCACTCACAAGTCCATCTAGGGGAGGGAGAGCTAGACTGGTACAAGGGCAAGGAGAGCCTGAGAGGGAAAGCCGAGGATAGAGGGATAGGGAGTTGCAGAAATTTATAAGGGGTGGGTAAGAGGGAGAAAGGATTGAGCAAAAGTGTCGCGCAATTCACTCAAAGACATTTTTATGTCCAAATCGAAAGTAAAAATTTTCAAGGCCTTTCCTAGTAAATGCATGGATTCTGgcaaatttttatttgaaataaattTTACAAATTTTCGGTTTGGTGTAAATTTTTACTTGGAAAATTTTACTTGgaattttcatttcaaaaaaatttggatgtaaaattttgaatgttgaaaagtgttccaaaatgtttgttttttatgaaaacaagcattacaaattttttcaacatgtaaaaatttaaaggggaaagttttcatacacggctgtatGTGaaagggtgggagtttcaaggtgttaattaatgggtgggggtttatgacttttccaactctttgtgaagGGACAtgaccgtgcatgcttacacggccatgtatgaaaacttcccccaaaTTTAAATTAATGAAGTAAAATTTGCTAGAAAATTTTACCCACAAAACAAACGGAGCCAAAGTTCAAAACAAACTATGGAAAATCTAATTTTAtgataaaatttgttttaccaAATATTTTACACTGAAACAAACAGAGCTATTGTATTTATCATTTTCACAAGGGAAGCAGAgggaagggttttttttttagactGAAACAAACTTCCCTCTGCTTctatcctttttcttcttattcttttcttgCAGAAAGCATTTTGAAAATTGAGCGTCAAAGATGAAATTCGAACTTTCAAGCACATTATAAAACTCAAAGCTCTACTTTTTCACCTTCCTTGATACCAAACTTAATTCTCGATCATCttattcttttcttcccctGATCCCTCTTTTCCTCTAGtgagaattcaaaattcaaaatttaaaatttgaaatttggaaaTAGTTCGAAGCTGAAATTCAATATTCCAATCACTACATAATACAAACAGAACTCAATTTCGATCCATAATACAGACAATAGTTAGAAGAAACCTTAGAAGTTGAatggggagagggggggggggggggggggtggaataGTTCCATTAATATCTCAAGAAACAGGTGCAGAAAAAAGTCTTATAATTAAGAATCAATAAAGATTAGTTATTTAGAGAACCACAGAATCCATGAATTCCACTGGCTTATACATGATCTTCAACATATGAATAACAGATCAAACCCACAATCCAAACAAGAACATCATCAGCATCTTCATCCACAACACTTCTTTaccatgaaaaagaaaaaaaaaaaaaaaagaaaaaaaaaaaaaaaaagaaagaaagacgaagaagaaggatcggataaaagagaagaagaaaactaactTCCTCTACAACGAGTAATGGTACTGCAACCACGGCTGTAAGGGTTGGCTTGAGCTCCACTTTTGCAATTGTAATAAGAGGCACCTCGTTTTGAGCAAGGGACACTGTTGCGCTTCAGTGCTGCATAGCTTATGTAACTACTTGTTGCTAAAATACGCCGGTTGATCTCTGTGTCCATTTCGAACTCATTGCCGGAGAAACACTCTGCAATCGATCCATCGCAGGCGGATCTCGTCGGAATCCAACCTATTTGGTAATCTCCGCTGGCTTCGACTCTGGAGGATGAGAAGACGAAGGTCACTACGAAGATGCCTACCAACAACAATAGGCATGAAGACTTCGCCAttgttcttctcctccttcttcttcagttgAAGCTCAACGTCaagcttttttattttctctctctcttctcttctccagctCTGCTTCTCTCGGTTTCTTGTCCAAAGCTGTTTCTTCAGATAGAGGGAAGGAAGGGGCAGGTTCGAGTTATAATATAATTGCTCCTAAGGAATTGACATTGATTTAATCATTATTTACGAAAAGGCTACTTCACCTTCTCTGTATCTGCAAATTCTGAACGATGTTTTCATTAAACtattatttttcctcttttttataATATTAGAAAGAAGAGGGTTAAGGAAACAGCATAGAAAAAAGCACCAACGAGATGAGTTAAAACGATATCATATGTTaacagaaaaagaataaaaaaggaaataatatGTAAGATTGCAGCGAGGAGAAACGAGATAGAGGCAGAGCTGCCCGATGACCCagagaatcttttctctaaaaaataaaaaatatatatatatattttttctcttggattataatataaaaatactaaacccatGAATTAATTTTGACACCTATCGTGGTCTAATATTCACATGgtataaaaaaagggaaaatgttcttatAGGGGGGGGGAGGCCATGCCCAGTCTCAGACACACTGGGGGAATGAAATGACTGTCCCACCCTTATGAAAGATTGAAATTTCACTCTCAGATGCCAACATCTTTTTATTGGCTGTCATGCGTGCATAGCCCCCTACGATCCCACACAAAAAATGCTCTCttataaaaatatttatgttttattttccatttataTAGAGTTTTAGTTTTTTGGACGATGTTCTCTGCTTCGGAGTGCATGGGGGTGCAGTCTGTGCTCAATCACATGGGGTGGGACAGATGTGTCATTTCGATCATTCAGAGGACAAGACGATCATTTCATCCAGCCCAAGTGTCTGGGTGCATCCTGTGCCTGCaatgcagagaacattttcccttttatttttatataattaaaataagACATTGAGCGAGCCAAGCTAACAAAACCCTCCTAATATAAGGAGGACAGCTACTTGAGGTTAGGGGAGTGAGTATTAGTAACGATAAAAGACCCCACATCACACTCATGGATCCATAAATCATCTATTTGAAGCGTATCATCATCATGTATCCAGCCATGGGTGGAAGCATAGCCAtaaaaacaattaattaataagATGGCTCCAAACTGTGtctgtgtgagagagagagagagatccagcTATCTATTATCATTAGCTGTACAAACTTGGGTCACTTACGTGTACGTATATGTTATATGTTGTACGTACAGTTAGGTGAAGAATTAAGAACTACAAATATTTATAATATTGTCCTCTAGGAGGATATTATTACATTTACCAAGACGGTCTTATAATAGAACACACAGGTTATCGTCACTACACAATTTAACCATCTGTCATTTTTACTTTCATAAATATCCATCTATGcacgagaatggatcatctgcccgcacgagaatggatcatctgtacgatgaacgtacatgtgagagatAACTATTTGtctattttgttttcattaacACCTCTATTCtccttgtaaatgacaaaaatggaACAAATGGTTACTTCTCATGTTGGAATGttttcaataattgtgtggacgattttggatatttctttggttcaatgttggtcTGATTTTTTGACAATTTTGGATTATTATTTAGTTCGATGTTGATCTGATTTTTTGGCTAAGGGACATGTACCTTCAAAGAAACATGTATCTTTAAAGAGATATATCCATTTgtataggtgcattcatagagcttggattagaatcttttaatctaacCCATTGATCCAAAAgacacacctacaccatgggATATCTCCAAGAGACACACATATACCATGAggtatcttcaagagacacttacATATAAGTGCTTGGATTAGAATTTTTTAATCCTGTTCACTCATGTCAATGGACACACCCATTCCATGAGGTGTCTTGAAGGGGTAcatccaccactataaataaaggtgaaaTGAATAGTCCAAAGAATTCAATTTTTGTGGTACATTTTCAGTTAGTTAGGCATTAACATATTCTCAATTCTCTGATAGTTTCAAGTtattactgtctctgcaaatcagtaatcagtccaacctgttttatcttgggaggcagatttgctgcaacccagtgcagtaatagggtgcaaatactaTCTTAAGGACAAAGCgttctcgttcgactcaggctatCTCTCCATCCTCTCCTTCCTTTGATATTAGTTTTCTAATaatcttaagacagtatttgatTAATGGAGGAGACAACAGTGATGAAGCTACCTGAGAACGAGATCACCAAACTGGACAAGTTTGATGGTTCGTTCTTCAAgcgttggaaagggaagatgcATTTCTTCTTCACTGCTTTAAAGATTGCACATATTCTGAATGAAGAGAAGCCATCAGCACTGACAAACACCACTGGAGAAACTTCAAGTGGAGAAACACCGGTACAGAAACAGTAGCGCCAGAAGTAGAAACAAGATGACTTCATGTGCAAAGGCTACATTCTCAATGGGTTGTCAAACACACTTTATGATGTGTATAAGCCCAAATTTATAGACAGCACGTCGAGAGAACTGTGGGAGGATCTcgacaaaaagtacaaaattgaagatgctggcaacaagaagtttcttGTAAGTAAGTTATTTGATTACAGAATGGTAGGTGATAAGTCTATTATTTCACAAACTTATAAGTTGCAAGATCTCATGAATCAAATAATCTCTGAGGGTCATTCTCTTGATGAGTCTTTCTAAGAGTCTACAATTATTTCTAAGTTACCTCTTGTTTGAAAAGACTGTCGGAAagagttgaaacaaaagaaagatacaatAACTATGCAATGACTGATAaagtatatccaagttgaagagaattctcgcaaattggataaacttgaattgaagaaaaaatctccaaagaCTCATGTTATAGAAAATGCATCTTCTAAGGGTAAAAAGAGAAAGTTTGATGGAAAAGGATTTGTttcgaaaaagaagaagggtagTTTTACTAATCCTAAAGCGGCTTGctgaaaatgtaaaaaaatcgATCATTTCAAGAAACAGTGTAGAGTCTTTCTCAGGGAGAAGCAACAAAAAGACCAAACCAACATTGTTGACAATGATGATAGGGCTGCTGTGATATCTGAAGCATTCACAgttggtgatgatgaggaatggtggatAGACTCTAGTGTAACCAAACACGTTACCAAGAACAAAAATCtgttcaaagtttatgaacctatagcagatgaacaagatctctttatgggaaattcttcaactgctaAGGTCATAGGTAAAGGCACAATGGTTCTGAATCTCACCTCCGGAAAAAAGCTTACTTTGAATGATATACTTCATGTTCCTAATATtgggaagaatttaatttctgtaagcttgcttgacaaacatggatttaaaatctTGTTTGAGTCAGGAAACGTTATAAGGTCCAACGAGGGAATTTATGTTGGGAAATGATATGCATCGAACGGGATGTATAattttaatatgattaatgaaaatccatcttctgcttatattgtttctacttttgatacatGGCATTCTAGACTTGGGCATGTTAATTATAAACGCATGAGAAATATAGTTAAATTAGGTTTATTGTCGGAATACACATCTTCTAGTCATGACAAATGTTCTGTATGCATCAAGTCTAAAATTGCTAGGAAGCcttttaagaaagtagaaaggaatacacaactcttagaatttgtacattctgatttgtgtgagttagaaggtattctaactagaggtggtaaaagatatttcatcacttttatagaTGCCTgttcaaaatatacatatgtatacctgttaaggactaaagatgagACTTTGGAGAAATTTAAAATCTACAAAGCCgaagttgaaaatcaattaGATCGTCAGATTAAAATCTTACAAACTGATAGAGGAAGGGAATACTTCTCTACTGATGATTTCTGTGAAGTTtatggaattatccatcaaacaacggCACCCTATAGTTCTCAATAGAATAGAgtagcagaaagaaaaaataggactctaacagaAATGGTAAATATATTTTTACTTACTTTTGACTTACCAAAGAATTTATGGGGGGAAGCATTAATGACTGCTTGTCATATACTTAACCGTATATCccataaaaagactaatatcactccctatgaatattagataaaaagaaaaccttctcttggatatttcaaagTATGGGGATATAAAGTATTGGTAAGATTAACTGatcctaaaagacctaaattagatgaaaaaataattgaatgtattttcattggctataCCCAATATGGCAAGGCCTATAGATTCCTAACGATGAAATCTACAGAGACCATTagccaaaatacaattttaaaATCTAGAGATGCTAagttctttgaggattcattcTCTAGAAAACGAAAGAATGAAGATACAAACAAAGAAGATCAAGATACTGTTCAATCAAACTCTGAGAATAATGAGAGTGTTGAActaagaagaagtaaaagagttagagtAAAAAAATCCTTTGGTCCAGATTTCTATCAATACTTGGTAGAAGGAAATAGAAATGAAGTTACATATTCTTGTGTAtataatgttgaacatgatccattgacttttcgagaagccataaattctcaagattctgtCTTTTGACAagaagctataaatgatgaaatggattctcTCATGGGTAATAAAACGTGGATTTTAACAGATTTATCTCTTGGATTTAAACAtattggttgtaaatggatcttcaagcgaaagcttaaagctgatggaaccattgataagtttaaagTTACGCTTGTAACCAAAGGCTTTAAGCAAAAGGAAGGTATTGACTATTTTGATACATATGCTCCAGTTGCTAAAATTAGTACAATTAGATTGTTAATTGCTTTAGCATCGattaataaacttgttatacaccaaatggatgttaaaactgcttttctaaatggagatttagaagaagaagtttacataaaacaacctgaagggtttgttttgTAAGGTCAGAAAAGTAAGATTTGTAAATTAGTCAAATCTTTATATAGtctaaaacaagctcctaagcaatggcatgataaatttgaccaaaaaGTTGTATcaaatggatttagaataaatgaatctgataaatatgtttattctaaatttaagaatggacatggtgttataatatgtttatatgttgatgatatgttaatctttggtactaatGCAAGCATTGTTTTGAAGACAAATGCTTTTttatcttcatgttttgatatgaaagatatgggtgaaACAAACgtaattttgggaatcaaaattgttatATCCTCTGATTCTATTTCTTTAACACAGTCTCAATACATAA
The sequence above is a segment of the Telopea speciosissima isolate NSW1024214 ecotype Mountain lineage chromosome 7, Tspe_v1, whole genome shotgun sequence genome. Coding sequences within it:
- the LOC122669088 gene encoding protein RALF-like 33 produces the protein MAKSSCLLLLVGIFVVTFVFSSSRVEASGDYQIGWIPTRSACDGSIAECFSGNEFEMDTEINRRILATSSYISYAALKRNSVPCSKRGASYYNCKSGAQANPYSRGCSTITRCRGS